In Rutidosis leptorrhynchoides isolate AG116_Rl617_1_P2 chromosome 2, CSIRO_AGI_Rlap_v1, whole genome shotgun sequence, one genomic interval encodes:
- the LOC139888725 gene encoding uncharacterized protein: MILSGRYIISAIHGSSIGNNLPANNSISGSWLNIVKCIANLQDMQVIPSNSLKICIGDGKMSKFWHDTWIGDIPFASRFNQLFLIDINQDSSVASRFDGNSWKWFWRRTPRRGIESTQLTELLSLLDSVTLTNVPDYRAWLVDSSQVFSVSSARRMIDKPSIVPSSRSTTWCKFVPIKINVFNWHLNSLRLPTKINLLLRDIKLENTVCSLCDQHDEDEVHLFIGCGTTVQIWDKIRLWTSLQIPHWIIIEDIWLWVDGIPITGMQRIILRVIITSALWNIWRLRNSYVFKDPKFKKVHVFDSIVVSDFNWLYSRFHKSSINWTVWLQNPMNAL; the protein is encoded by the coding sequence atgattttgtcgggtcgctacattatatCTGCCATCCATGGATCAAGTATTGGAAATAACTTGCCGGCAAACAACTCGATTTCAGGTTCTTGGCTTAACATTGTTAAATGCATTGCTAATTTACAAGATATGCAGGTTATTCCTTCCAACAGCTTGAAAATTTGTATTGGTGATGGTAAAATGTCCAAATTTTGGCATGACACTTGGATTGGAGACATCCCTTTTGCCTCTCGATTCAATCAGTTGTTTTTGATAGACATAAACCAAGATAGCTCCGTTGCTTCTCGATTTGATGGTAATTCTTGGAAATGGTTTTGGAGAAGAACCCCACGTAGGGGTATTGAATCAACCCAATTGACCGAGCTTCTGTCACTCTTGGATTCTGTTACTCTTACTAATGTGCCTGACTATCGAGCTTGGTTAGTAGACTCATCGCAAGTATTTTCTGTTTCAAGTGCAAGACGCATGATCGACAAGCCCTCCATTGTTCCTTCATCAAGATCTACGACGTGGTGCAAATTTGTTCCTATCAAAATCAACGTGTTTAATTGGCATCTAAACTCTCTTCGTCTTCCAACAAAAATCAATCTACTTCTTCGTGACATCAAGTTGGAGAATACCGTATGCAGCTTATGTGACCAACATGATGAGGATGAAGTTCATTTATTTATTGGTTGTGGCACTACCGTGCAGATTTGGGACAAAATTAGACTTTGGACTAGCTTGCAGATTCCTCATTGGATTATTATCGAAGACATTTGGTTATGGGTCGATGGAATTCCTATTACTGGAATGCAACGAATCATCCTAAGAGTTATCATCACCTCGGCTTTATGGAACATATGGCGTCTTCGCAACAGCTACGTATTTAAAGATCCGAAGTTCAAAAAAGTTCACGTTTTTGATAGCATAGTTGTTTCGGATTTTAATTGGCTTTACTCTCGTTTTCATAAGAGTAGTATTAATTGGACGGTGTGGTTGCAAAACCCCATGAACGCTCTGTAA